ATACATGGGGCTAAACAAATAGCGATTGCGGAGGAGACAAAAAAGGAGAGACGAAATAACGAAGATATCAGTGAGGCTACATCGGGCTAAACGCTGTGCGTAGTAAAAAAACAAGACAAGAAAGACGACTTGGAGGCCAAGCAAGAAAAGATACACTGTGCGGTAATAGGTTCGGAAATCAAGACAATATAGTGTCCGATAAAACCAAAAAGGATACATAGGCCCAGAGCTAGAATCTGGAAAGGTGTGTATTAgggtgaagaagatggaaggcTGAGACTCAAGATGCGATGGTGATACAGTTTCTGGGGATATAGATCGATGCTACTTGGAGAGCAGATTAGAAATCCAGTAGTGAGACTGTTAGGGCTAATGCcagaaaagaagcagaaatAGAGAACGAATGTGGTAGTTGAAGCAGAATAGATCAACAAGGAAGGAATGTGGGGCGTCCTTTCAGAACTCGAGGAACTGGGAGGCGCTAGGATGGAACAGCTGCTGGAATGTAGAGTGGCGCTCTTGGCCAGTGAGACCTGGGATTTCTTCAGCAGGCGGGAGGGGTAGGTGCAAAAAATGACGAGTATCATCTACCGACGACGTGCGAGGGATGATAGGAGCCTAGAACGtagaaaaaaagatgagCACTGGTTGGCATAGTGTTGATCAACATAGTTGACTTACGTTGATTTCGCGGCGTTCAAGAGCGTCCCAATCAACGCCCCTAAACCAAGGGTGATCAAGAATATCCTGGGGCCCGCCGATCATGTTCCCAAGACGTTTTGTGCGATCCGGATTTAGGAACGCTTTGATGAGATCACGAGAGAGTCGGTCCATACTCTTTGGCCAGTGAATCTGCCCATTCAAGATCTTTTCGTAGATACCATAGGGTGATTCGTCAAAGAAAGGGGGATAACCAACGAGCATCTCATAGCACAGAACACCGCAAGCCCACCAATCGGCGGCTTTGCCGTGACCATCGGATTGAATGATTTCTGGTGCGAGATATTCCGGAGTGCCACAGAGAGTCCAAGTACGATCATCGACAATCTTTGCAAAGCCAAAGTCGGTAAGGCGCAGATAGCCTCTCGAGTCCAAGAGAAGGTTCTCGGGTTTGAGATCACGATAGATGATGTTGAAAGAATGCAGGTACTTGAGGGCAAGAATGATAGTGGCGAGATAAAAACGGGTAACATCTGGAGTGAAACGATGGGCCCGACGAAGATGAGTGAAAAGCTCTCCACCTGGAACGTAGGACATGAGCATGTAGACGTTGAGACTGTCCTGGAAAGTGGCGAAAAGATCAACGACGAAGGGGTGGTGGACGCGGGAAAGAATGTAACGCTCTGCATTGACATGCTCGACCTGACGCAGCCGCACGATTTCTGTCTTGCGGAGAATCTTCATGGCGAAATAGCTCTGGGTACCCTGCGAAGAGGGCGTGCCCCTGTGACGGACCAAAAGGACCTTGCCAAAGGTACCCGTGCCTGTGAAAGAACGGGGATCGACCTGAATTGAGATGACAAGCGGGGAAAGAGAAATATGACGCACCAAGGGTCCCCCTGACCTCAAAATCGGAGAGCTTAATGCCACTACGCTGGAGATGCTCCTTCTCGTCCTCGAGGAGACGCTGGGGGCGGGGCATGGGGTGTATTGGGGAATCTGCCTCTGGTGCGTCTGGATCGACGTCCATGAGGTCTGAGGGAAGGGTGTGTGGATTGTGTGTGTCGGGGATGCAGTCTACGTCGTCGCGGATATCTGGGATATGAGAATGCTTTGGAGACAATGGGGGTGTAAGAGGAGCATCTGGACAAACGAGACGGGGCTCCTGGAAGGGAgcggggagggagagggagggcCTGGAGAGAGAGGACGGCATAAGTTACagagtgtgtgtgtgtgtgtgaggCGCACTGCGCGTGGATGGAGTGCAAGAGCAAGAATCCAGCAGAGTATTATTCCCCACCGTCACTGTCACTCTAATGTCTTCTCGCGTCACATCAGCCCACGTCACGCCGTTTCATGGTGATCACGTCAATATTGAATTCAAACATATCAATTTGTTGCTTGCTTAGATCCCAAATGCAAACGATGCCAATCCGTACAAATCTACGATCGTATGAACCGCCCCGCCCTCCCCAGCGCCCCCAGCTACATACAGCGGCACAAAGTGGTCCTCGCGTGGCTGCGACGCTCGGAATCCAGGGTGTCGCGGCAGCGCGAACAGTGCCTTCTTGCGCTCCTCCGCCTGTCGTGTGATGTTTTAGCCTCTTTCAGTATATCTGTCGTCCAACTCACCGAGTCTGTCGCAATCGCCTGGTGGATCGCCTGGTCAAATTCTTTGTGCACCGCGCGGGCCGTGTCTGGTGAAAATGACACCCGATCTCTCAGGTTATGCGCAGTCAGCCCACCCGCAAGTATCAAGATTCCCTCCTCCCTGGCGATGGGTTGTCAGTCGCAAGGGGCAGCAGGAAATTGCGTTGGCCGTGGATACGCACCTCAGCTGCGCCACTGCTTTGCCGAGTTCCCAGTTTTTCTCGGGATCCATGCTAGAGTCGATCGATACTTGCACAATCGGAATCTCCGTAAACTCCTCTCCAAACATAATCCGGAATGGCACAAACACCCCATGGTCAAGTCCAGGTCCTGAAAATCCTCGACCATCCTCCCCGCGGCTCTCATGCACAGTCGTTAATCTGGCCTTTTGTCCAGCCTTTGCATCATTTGGTTTAGCTCCTTTTTCGTGTCAAAATGTGTCAATTACCTTTTTGTACAAGTCAACAACATGTTGCGCGAGTTTGGAATCCCCTTTGGACTTGAACTTGAGTTGATACAATTCAGGGGGGAAGCCGTAGTAATCCATCAGCAGAGGATTTTCAGGGTAATCAGACACTAGAATTTCAGGGCGTCAGTCCTTAATCCTGCTAGTATAAGAGCACTCTTAGTTTTACCCAGGCGCTCTCCATAGGTTTCCCAGTGTGCACTGAAGACGACAATGCCTTTTGGCCTGTATTTCTTCAACAAGGTGGGTCCAAATTCTTTCAAAAATTGGGCCAGAGGGCCTTTGGGTCCATGATAACCCATCATACCACCATCTGAACCTTCAGTTGGCGGAAAGGCTAACATAGGGGACCCATGTGCAAAAAAGAACGCGGGAATCTTCTCCGGTGTGGCAGGCAGCGACTCGAGGGCCGCATGCCAGCTCGTAGCGCTGGTAGACATCTTTGGATTTACGCTTGTTCGGTACGTCCTGGCGAGATGCCTCAAACTCGCTTTGAAGGTTGACAGTGGCAGATTGTCGCCGTAGTAAGAGATGAAGAAAGCTGAGAGCAAAGTAACCGCAATGAACTGGGCGATACCTGAAACGCCGAAAAGGCGCTGAAGCATACAATGAAGATTGTTATACTGCTGAGAGTACCAGGACACTGTTTATATAGCGTGCGATGACGAGAATAGGGTCATTTGGACTTGCTAATACCCAATACGCTTTACAAGCCAAATTGAAGATGATTTGAAAAACGTTTAGTAATCAGAATGACGAGGGGCACTTTGCAGCGTCATTTGAATTCCTAATGCTCGTCCTGAGAACTCGTTGCAAGCCTATGAGAATGCGAAAATCATGGCCATGGCCATGCCAACTGACTTGGGTTTTCCCGTTCGAATGACAGGCTAGCACTGATACAACTGAGTCTTTGAGAGTTTCTGACCAAGCGCCTAAATATAACTTGATCGTGAGAAAATATTTAGCCTCTGGTCATCGTCAACTCATTATGCAGGCCTGGCCTTAGCTCTGTCTATAGTCGTCGCGAACAATGGCAGCTCGTCCCGCAGTTGGCGGTTGGTTGAAAGGAAAGACGGTGCGCAAAGGTGGTGCTTTACCATCAAATACCCACACTCGTTCGTCTACGCCTCAAGTCCAAAGCACTTCGTCGACGGTATTC
This Psilocybe cubensis strain MGC-MH-2018 chromosome 3, whole genome shotgun sequence DNA region includes the following protein-coding sequences:
- a CDS encoding 4,5-DOPA dioxygenase extradiol-like protein, translating into MSTSATSWHAALESLPATPEKIPAFFFAHGSPMLAFPPTEGSDGGMMGYHGPKGPLAQFLKEFGPTLLKKYRPKGIVVFSAHWETYGERLVSDYPENPLLMDYYGFPPELYQLKFKSKGDSKLAQHVVDLYKKAGQKARLTTVHESRGEDGRGFSGPGLDHGVFVPFRIMFGEEFTEIPIVQVSIDSSMDPEKNWELGKAVAQLREEGILILAGGLTAHNLRDRVSFSPDTARAVHKEFDQAIHQAIATDSAEERKKALFALPRHPGFRASQPREDHFVPLYVAGGAGEGGAVHTIVDLYGLASFAFGI
- a CDS encoding cAMP-dependent protein kinase catalytic subunit 3; translation: MPSSLSRPSLSLPAPFQEPRLVCPDAPLTPPLSPKHSHIPDIRDDVDCIPDTHNPHTLPSDLMDVDPDAPEADSPIHPMPRPQRLLEDEKEHLQRSGIKLSDFEVRGTLGTGTFGKVLLVRHRGTPSSQGTQSYFAMKILRKTEIVRLRQVEHVNAERYILSRVHHPFVVDLFATFQDSLNVYMLMSYVPGGELFTHLRRAHRFTPDVTRFYLATIILALKYLHSFNIIYRDLKPENLLLDSRGYLRLTDFGFAKIVDDRTWTLCGTPEYLAPEIIQSDGHGKAADWWACGVLCYEMLVGYPPFFDESPYGIYEKILNGQIHWPKSMDRLSRDLIKAFLNPDRTKRLGNMIGGPQDILDHPWFRGVDWDALERREINAPIIPRTSSVDDTRHFLHLPLPPAEEIPGLTGQERHSTFQQLFHPSASQFLEF